The genomic interval agaaaaggaagaagaaaaattaccTTCCTCGGCCATATCAGTGCCTGCCTCTGCTTTTTCATTCCTCTTTTAGCTTTCTGTCTACCTATGCATCTTGTACTTAGGCATTGGAGTGCAGTAGACTCGACACCACACTGGTACAAGGATCTCTTACACAAATAAGCTTGAAGCATCTCAAGACCAAATTAGGGAGAAGCAGGTTAGAGGTCAAAGTCACCAGAAACCTACAACAAAACCCAATGCAGGTGAGATCTGAACACCaacattattaaatatatattatttcattttataatgactttacataatttttaaatattttttttttatgatggaCAAGAAATGAAATCGTAGTATtgtaattgttttcatttttttatctaACCTAATCTCTCTCTTACGTTCAACAACCCCCTTCTTCTTATTTAGTTTACCCACAGATAATTGTGTTTGCGTTTATTTACGGCATTAAACAACTCGATGTATGGGACTAATTTATTGATATGTTCTTAAAAAGCCTTCTAgaatacatttgaaaaaaaagaaattaatggtTTGTTTGATTCACAAtctagattttgttttatgttttcagattcacTGAGTTTAgtgaatatatatttgatagaCAACCCGCATTCTGTTTCTAAAAACTATTTTCTAATTATGTGATCTAAATggtgtaaattttgaaaacaacatttttatattttctttgtatccaaaatttgaattttaaaattttaaatacataattatattaaatatggatataaacatttgaaaatataatatttcatgttataaactcaatttaatttttaaaaaaaattaaatatacattatgtaatgaataatatattaaattaggtTAAACTCTAAGTATTGTCATATGATTTGGATAaagttaaaacttaaaaattaatttcatatatagTCTCTATGGTTTGTTAAATCAACTCAAATAGTCCCTACTATAAGGACTATTAACTATGAAacttttatcaaaccataggggtaaattctaattataaaccatAAGACCTAAATTTTAACTTATTCCAAACCATAGGGAcaagaatttcattttttttctataaattatataatattacaaaacaatTATTATACAATGTTTTCaacataaaacatgttcataaataaattaataataatttattattgacTAATATTTAGTGGATAACTACAACCAGTTtgcaattgtttaaattagaatacAATTTTTGAATGCTACTACCAaatacatatttgaaaacacgaaatacaactttgttttcatttaattccttgttttcaaatttctattttcaaattctctacTAAACAGAACCTAAAATTTGATGTCGGGAAGATGGACccattttttttgtattattatgtcATTGTATGTAACATACAATTTCTCATAAcaaaatggatggaaaatatACAACATATCAACTCAAGATCAAGAGAGCTAAACTCTTCACTTATtagttgtcttttttttttattattattctttgttCCTTCCAAACACAATAGTCAGTATAAGCATTTATGTTAAGATCTAACCCCTAATCTATATTTAGTTAATTACATTCAAATTCAAGTCACTAATTATTACACATATAAcacatcaattaattaaccaaatgAAGAATTTCTTCCCTGTGGCTGTGACATTGTAGGGTTGCTATTACTAGGCATACCATTATTATTCACCCTTTCGTCGGAATGCCCCGACCGCGGTGGTGACGGCCTCTCGAGCTTTAACGTCACGTCGAACTTCTTCTCATTCATCGTGTTGTTGCCAACGGCAAGTAGTGACGGTGGCGGTGGTGGTTTAGATTCATACATTTCCAATTGTAGGGGGTCCAAGTCGGGTGGGCCGCCGATGGAAGGTGGCGCTGGTGCTAAGGTGGCTGAAGGGGTTCCTAAGTCTTGGAGTCGGAGATCGTCCGGCCAGAAAATGGGGGTCTTACCGGCGCCGGAGATGAAGGGGCTGGGCTTCTTGAGGCAGTCAATGAGAGGCGGCGGAGGCGGTGGCGGTTCGGAGTTAAATAGGCTGTTCATGTCTTGAAAAGGAGGGAAGGCGTGGTGAGGTGGGGGAGGTGAAATGAAGTCTTTGATGGCGGCGTCGGAGACAAGATTGGTGGTTGTTCCCATATTGTTGGAAGTGGTTTTGAAAGGTCCAGCGGCGGCGCTGGCGGCGGCCATGTTTTCACCGGCGAGGGTTTGGCAAGCTTTCTCTAATATACTTTGCATGTATTTGCCTTGAGCCTCAATTCTTAATTGAAGGTGTCTTTGTAcctacaaattaataattaatttcatcctttaatataaatatcatttattaaaatattttttaaattatttaaaaacatttagaaaaaaaaaaatcaatccaaaaacaCGTTGAAATTACTATGCATGATATAGATTAAGAATTAAGAGTACATTTCTATTCATGTAAAATGTTAACATATTGTTGTGAAGTTTCTAACGTAagaattttaaacaaaaaaaaatgatgaaatttacCATAAACTTTTCAATGGTGTTACTGATTATtggttaaaataaaaatgcatcTCTCTACTTAAAATAtcattctaatttttaaatttctatactttcaaatatccaaattaatctcgtatttgaagttatttttttttaaaaaaattgattaattaattataataatttctataaataaaatattttttttcaatttttatagagcattaagattttttaaaaaaaaaattaacaataaactaatattaaaaattatgttaaatatttattttaaatacaaagaataaatttagttatttgaaattaaacacatgAACGAAGATTAAACAAATTTCAATATACAAAAacctaaataatattttaacctcGATTTATTTAACAATAACATGAACCTAAGTTCATATATACCTCTTATATATATTAACCTAAATTCATATCTTCAGctatatataattattacatttttttttctttttccacatCAATAGCCCACGTGTTTGGCTCATgaatcaaaaattaaaattgaacctTACCCTAAGAATGAGGGCCAAAGAAccccaaattaaaaataaaatttaaaaaaaatcattttggtcTAATAACAGTCGTTTCGTGCTATCCATTAACCATTTAAAAAGTCGATTATTCAATCATATATCtaacatcaaaattttaaatttgtcctaactttaaaagaaaaaaaaatcaatatttattaaatttttttggaTCGATCAataatttaatctaaaattacaCAATCGTGAATTAAATTCTTGAAGAGAAATAATAATGTACTAACCTCAATTTGTTCATGCAGTCGTCTCTGGACCTCCATCATTTGCATTCTAgcagaaaaatatatatattattttatttatttattttgtataaaagacctttttttttcaataagcTGTTAAAtgtgttaaattaaaattatgagaCAGCACTTGTCATACAAGAAACACACAAAATAAAGTGTTCCCTCTAAACCCCAACAGCCTTCTccaaccaaaaataaaaaataaaaataaagtcaaaaataaagtagaaaaaaaaaaccccataaatctttgaaaaaaggaaaagaaaaacttggaatatTTGATGATAAATAATAAATGGACATACTCGTTCATACTACGGTCCATTAAACTGGAAGAAGATCCACTGTTTCTCTGAAGTTCCAAGGCTGAAGCTgcaagaataattaattaatatcataatcacaaagaaaaataataatttctaaAGCAATGTTTTTAATTCCTTAAGATTATGATTGAAAAGGTTGGAAAATAGAAGAGAATTATGTTTGAAATTCACCTCTTATACCATCTTTTATTGATTGATCATTGAATTCCTTATGGGGTTGCTTTCCAAGTCTGAATTTCTAAACTCGAAAAGGATGTTAAATTACCACTAAATCCAAAAACTTAATTCGATGAGTTATAgtatgtaaatatatattttaaatcgtATTTAAATTAGGGCAAAACCCAACAAATAATTATCAAGAAATTAACGTAATAGGGTtaaaattcaaaagtttaaatCGATGAGTTAACCTGGAGGTGACTTTTGAGATGGTAGAGAGTGAGACCCTTGACGCCCATGACCCTCATGATGGTCTTGGGGGTGGCTTCTGTTTAAAGAAACATGGGATAAAAATATGAGTCCTAAGAGGACGAGAAAGAggatgaagaaagaagaagaagaagaaaaagtgtgTGTACTATCAGGGCCTCCGAGTTGAGTGACGGCATCGACGAAGCGCTCGTGGAGCTCGACGGTCCAACGGAGACGGGGTTTGGGGTCGGTGGTGAGGACAAGACCGGAATCGCCTTGGACACACATTGGCCTGTCATGAGAAGTCATAGAGGAAGGTTTCTTGGTGGCATGGAACATTCTGaataattttttctctctttggTTTTTGGTGTCTAATTCTCTCTGAGAAGGCTGAGGCTGAGAGATCTCTCTCTGTGGGAATACTCTGAAGAGATTCAAGAACAAATGCAAGATAGGAAATAGGGAGAGACAGGAATAAGGTgcctttttatttcttttatttcttttatttttttcttacaaGAGAAATAACAAGAGAGACTATCAAAATtactttgttattatttttttttttttcaatctttactTTGCAAAAGGaatcttctctttctctctcatttgaatttcatttcatttcgatttctttattattatggTTTTAATACAGACTTTCAAAATCACCTATTAACCCAAAAGCTTAAACTCCTAAGTGACGATAAATTTAATAAGACCTCCTGGACAACTTGCTCTGGTACTATTTAAAATCACCGATTGACCTAAAAGTTTAAGCTCATAGGTGAAGGAAAATTTAATATTGTGTAATTTTAATACAAGCAAGGATTAAAATATCGAACATTGTATCATCTTTTGGCGTGGGAGTATGATGAGGATCCTTAGGATGTGTCAACCTTGTTGAGATGTCATAGTGCTCTTTGATCTCTTTCCTCTTGTGTCTTgttcaaaagaaaaagttgaTATCGATGAAAATATCAAGATCTCAATTTTATGTGATCCAATCTGAAACTTCTCTCATAATTATTGGACTTGAGATAGACCAGTTGAGATCTTAGTTTTATGAAAATGTCGATTGttcataaatatttctaaaaataacaaaaaaaccaaaaacatatttaaattaattaataaataaatattttttttatttctaaacaaattaaaatgtttattatctaTATTATAATCACATTAGTTGcattttgtttgttatttttcatattcCATTAGATTTTTTTACGATATAATGAAAAAATTGATTCATCATATCATGTCGATATTGAACCTAATGAAAATGTGGACATATTgatgaatgaaaatttaataccgCGAGTACAACAAGTGTAAGGATAAACGACTGAATCTCTGACTTTAAAAGAGAGAGTATATATCAATTACCGTCGGACTAAACTCACCTTGGACtcatctatatttttattttgattttttataatgTTAAATTTTGTCAATGGGGCatgttttattctattttatttcttaGAATGTTACATGTGGTGAACGTTTGAATTAACAATCTTCTAGAACGAGGTAAAGAATGCCTTTTAagttttaattaagttttaattgTGTTTAAATTTGGCTTTTATTGACAGTCTTTGTCAATAGAAAATGGGGTTTACTTTAATGGGAAGTTAACTTTAATGTAacaagaaattaatataaagtttCATCATCATAACTTTGTGAATTTTGTATTGAAGATAACTATTcatcatataaaattttaagaagAATGGAAACTATGatcaaaattttatgttaaatctaaacttttattattattgtgtgTAATTAAATTAGTCATCCAATGTTAaatgaatttatgaattttcaCATTTTGTCTAATAGAATTCTTGGCATTTCACTTtgtgaatttataaaatatctaaTTATAGACAAAATTAAGAAGTAAAGAATTTATTAGAAATTCTTTTTAAGATAAAGTTTAgatatctttaaatttaaaatcactATTCAAAACATTTTCTAAAGGTCAAAgatttattaaacataaaagtTCGTAAACTAAGCATGTAATTTAACCGAAGACAAAGTATGTGAGTACAAAATAGtacattatattaaaaaaattaaaagaaaaaaaaaactaaatgtatATTCTATCTTGATATTCAagcttttgtatttttattttttcattttggttCTAAGAAATTTCAGAATTTGTTAGATCCCTAACTTAACATTCCCCAAATAAAACTATCCATTCCTTTTATAAATCACTTagcaaaaaaggaaagaaaaaaaaaacttggataTAGATACACCATAGCTTCATTTATTTCATCACAAATATTTAAACatccaaattaataaatagtgaATCCATACATAATTCAAGgtctatattaaaaaaaatgtaatgtgTCTTATTTATCgagttgaaaaaaaattaaacataatctCTTTAACAAgatatttattacatttttcaatATAGACGATCTATTTTTCTATGGGAAAAATTTTATACTACTACTatagtatgaaaaaaaaatgcaagaatgatgaataaaagtaataaatattATGTGTACTACCAACAAGTGTCCTTCTCTAACTCCAAATTtgttaaaggaaaaaaagaacgTGCATGACGGGATTCAAAATACTTTCATCGCCACACATATATTAAAGGGGTGTTTGGTCTACCAACTTCATAAGTTGGTGTTaaa from Benincasa hispida cultivar B227 chromosome 10, ASM972705v1, whole genome shotgun sequence carries:
- the LOC120087620 gene encoding myb family transcription factor IPN2-like, coding for MFHATKKPSSMTSHDRPMCVQGDSGLVLTTDPKPRLRWTVELHERFVDAVTQLGGPDKATPKTIMRVMGVKGLTLYHLKSHLQKFRLGKQPHKEFNDQSIKDGIRASALELQRNSGSSSSLMDRSMNEMQMMEVQRRLHEQIEVQRHLQLRIEAQGKYMQSILEKACQTLAGENMAAASAAAGPFKTTSNNMGTTTNLVSDAAIKDFISPPPPHHAFPPFQDMNSLFNSEPPPPPPPLIDCLKKPSPFISGAGKTPIFWPDDLRLQDLGTPSATLAPAPPSIGGPPDLDPLQLEMYESKPPPPPSLLAVGNNTMNEKKFDVTLKLERPSPPRSGHSDERVNNNGMPSNSNPTMSQPQGRNSSFG